The following nucleotide sequence is from Austwickia chelonae.
CCTTCATCGGGGAGCCGGTGAGCAGGACCCGACGAGGGTGCATTCCTTCGGCAAGCAGGTTCCGGCGGGCATGCTCGGTGTATACCAGGTTGTAGTCCGAGACATGGTCGACCATGCGCCGATTGGTCTCCTCGGGCACATTCAGGTCGAAGCAGCGGTTGCCGGCTTCCATGTGGTAGACCGGGACGCGCATCCGGCGGGCCATCACGGCGGCGATACAGGAGTTGGTGTCCCCCAGGACCAGCAGCGCGTCCGGTGACTCTTCCTGGATGGCTTGTTCGACCTTCGTCAGTACGCCGCCGAGCACTGCACCCAGAGAACTGGTGTCGACGTCGAGGAAGTGGTCAGGCTTACGGATCCCCATCTCCTCGAAGAAGATCCCGTTCAGTTCGTAGTCATAGTTCTGCCCGGTGTGGACCAGGACGTGATCGACGGTCTCGTCGAGTCGGGACATGACCCGGGACAGACGGATGATCTCCGGGCGGGTGCCCACGACGGTCATCACCTTGGTCATGGCTGCTTTCCTTCTCTCGAGCTCATCTCGGTGGACTGCGGGGGAAGTACTTTTTCCGGGTAGGTATCGGCGTCGGCCGGATCGTACATCTCGTTGATCCAGAAGAGGGTGAGCATCTCCTCATCGCCGGTGTTGGTGATCGAGTGCGTCCACGACGTCGGCATGTCCACGGCGAGAGGTGCTTCTCCGGTGACCTCGATCTCCACGATTTCGTCGGTGAGGACCTTGCGCAGCCGGATCACTCCCCGCCCGCGCACCACCACGAAACGCTCGATCTTGCGGAAATGCAGATGATCCCCTCTGGTCACTCCGGGCACGGTCGTGGAGAAGGAACTCTGCCCGGATCCGCCATGCTGACGCAGTACCTCGACGAACGAGCCGCGGGTATCAGCGTGTGGGGTCAACGGGAAGGACCTGACGCCCTGATCCCACATCGCAGCGCGCAGGACGTTGAACAGGTGGATGTCGACGGCATCGGCCAGGACCGGGATCTGCCCGGTGCGATAACAGTCATGGAAGGAAGCGAGCCGGTCGGCCACCCAGGAGATGCGCAGGGGCACCACCGCAGTCGGGCGGAGCAGCGCCGGTGGGTCCTGCTCGAAAGCAGCAGCGAGTAGATCGGCCACGGCATCCTGCACATGAAGCAGCGGGATCTCACGATCGCCGGTGACCTGAGGAATCTGCCCGGAGGCGATCCGGTGGGCGAAGGTCGCCACGAAGCTGTTGTACTCCGGGCGCCCGTGCTCGCCGTACAGATTCGGCAATCTCACTTCGACGCAGCACAATCCGCGTTCTTCGGCGAAAGCAGTGAGTCGTTCGGCGGCCAAACGTTTGCCAACCCCGTAGGGGGTCTCCTCATCGCCTGTTCCGTCGGCCTGGAGGGAACCGGCCACCACGATGCGGGCTCGGGAGCCGCTGTTGTCCATCGCCTCGGCGAGCCGGTCGGCCAAGGCGACATTGCCGTCTCTGACTTCCTCCTGCGAGGCGCGATTGATTCCGGCGATGTGCAGGACCACATCGGCATCGGCCAGCGCCTCTTCCAAGTCCTGGGTCGCGAAAGCTGCCCGGTCGATGCCCACGACCGTGTCCACCGAGGTCAGGGTCGACAGTCGCGCTCTGGTGTGCCAGCCGAGGAAACCCGCAGA
It contains:
- a CDS encoding NAD-dependent epimerase/dehydratase family protein; this translates as MKVVVTGSAGFLGWHTRARLSTLTSVDTVVGIDRAAFATQDLEEALADADVVLHIAGINRASQEEVRDGNVALADRLAEAMDNSGSRARIVVAGSLQADGTGDEETPYGVGKRLAAERLTAFAEERGLCCVEVRLPNLYGEHGRPEYNSFVATFAHRIASGQIPQVTGDREIPLLHVQDAVADLLAAAFEQDPPALLRPTAVVPLRISWVADRLASFHDCYRTGQIPVLADAVDIHLFNVLRAAMWDQGVRSFPLTPHADTRGSFVEVLRQHGGSGQSSFSTTVPGVTRGDHLHFRKIERFVVVRGRGVIRLRKVLTDEIVEIEVTGEAPLAVDMPTSWTHSITNTGDEEMLTLFWINEMYDPADADTYPEKVLPPQSTEMSSREGKQP